TACATGTCAGtcgtttagcagacgctcttatccacagCCACTTACAGTACAGGCATATcgtttcatactggtcccccgtgggaatcgaacccacaaccctggtgctGCAAGcactatgctctaccaactgagcctccGACTCCCAGATAAACAGATTATGACGTAGAGATTGGCCTGGTCATTAGGAGCCACCTAAAGTGGATAAGCCTTTCAGTGTCTGAGGGGGGTGACACTGAGTAAGCTGACTCGGCACGTGTCCACCAGGCTGTAGGGTATTGAAGCAAGTAAGTCTCTGTACACATACAGTCAAGCCTCAGTCTGTTGAGTTTACAGTCCATTTCAAAGttacaaaacatttccatattCTGACCGACCTCAATTCCCAACATGGTTGGATCTCTGAAGTGTTACTGTACACTCAAGATGAGAGGGCTAAAAGACTGGGCTGGACTGTGTCCGCTAAGGATCTCTGCTAATAATAGTCATTTGCAAATCCTCTCAAGAAGCAACAGGAACTTGCTCACACTCAGAAGAGATGTGTTTCCAATACCTTGCTAACGTGTAGAAAATGTATGTGTCAGAGCATGTGAAGCTATAAAGGTGTAACTTGGTTTTGTAGTTAAAAAATAAGGAAGAACCTTTTTGTTTGATCTTGTAGAACGTGGAAGTGCATTGTTTCAATGGCCTCCAAAGGACATGGCGACACCGACTCAGGACGGTTACCCCCAGCTTACTCCAAAGAGGTTCCGCCTGGTCACAATGCTGTGTACCCAGCGCCCACCGTGGTGCCACCACCCCCAAGCTACCTGACACCTTCAGCCCCACCGGTTCATATGATGATGTCTGCCTCTCTCGGACCACTCAATGCTGTCTACCCAGCTCCCACAAACCCTGGATTCCCACCCTCTGGATACGTGACCCCTTCCGCTCCTCCGATGATGCCTGCCCCCTTCGGACACCCTAATGCTGTCTACCCCGCGCCCACGAACCCCGGAATCCCGCCAGTACCTCCAGGCTACGTGCCCCCTCCGGTCCCTGCGATGATGCCTGCCCCTTTCGGACACCCTAATGCTGTCCACCCCGCGCCCTCGAACCCCGGAATCCCGCCAGTACCCCCAGGCTACGTGCCCCCTCCGGTCCCTGCGATGATGCCTGCCCCTCCGCCTGATCTCCGACCCACCGGCTGCCCCCCAGGACTGGAATACCTGATTCATGTCGACCAGCTTCTCGTCCATCAGACTTTTCATCTGGCCGAACTGCTGGGTTGGGAGGTTAGAAATTCCTACAATGTGAAGAACAGCATCGGGCAACAAGTGTTTCTGGCGGAAGAGGAGAACAACTGCTGTACCCTACAGTGCTTTGGCCCCAGCCGACCTTTCACCTTTCACATCCAGGACAAACTGGGGCAGGAGGTGTTGACCCTGACACGCCCTCTTGCGTGCAGCTACTGCTGCTTCCCCTGCTGCCTGCAAGACCTGGAGGTGCAGAGTCCCCCCGGTATTCCCATAGGGTATGTGGTGCAGGAGTGTCACCCGTTCCTGCCCAAACTCACTGTGCTGAACGAGAGGAGACAGCCTCAGCTGAGGATCAAAGGGCCGCTGTTTTTCTGTAGTTGTTGCAGAGACGTCACATTTGAGGTGAAGACTCTGGATGACTCAATGTTGATAGGGCACATCAGTAAGCAGTGGTCCGGCTTCCTGCGCGAAGTCTACACGGACGCAGATCATTTTGGGATCGTGTTCCCAATGGACCTGGATGTGAAGATGAAGGCTGTGCTGCTGGGAGCCTGCTTCCTGATCGATTTCCTGTATtttgaggaaaggaaaggagacaagaaaCATTGAACTTTTACTCTGTGCCGACTACGGAACCCACGGTTCCTTAGTGTATTGTGAAGAACTTTCAGAATCATCACGCATCAAAATTACATTAGACCTACAATAAAGTTGCATGTCAAAATCAACAACTCCAAATCCCTCTCATTGTGTATATCTAACGGTCCTCTCCCCAGTGTTATTCTCCATCTTAAACAACTTCCTacttctcagcatcaacaaaacaactacaaggcTACAAGGTCCCGGGgttcagcatcaacaaaacaactacaaggcTCTAAGGACCCGGGGTTCAGTAACAACAAAACAACTCCAAGGCTAAATATTTTGTTGTTCAGTAACAACAAAACGACTACAAATTACAAGGTCCCGGGgttcagcatcaacaaaacaactacaaggcTCTAAGGACCCGGGGTTCAGTAACAACAAAACAACTCCAAGGCTAAATATTTTGGGGTTCAGTAACAACAAAACGACTACAAACTACAAGGTCCCGGGgttcagcatcaacaaaacaactacaaggcTCTAAGGACCCGGGGTTCAGTAACAACAAAACAACTCCAAGGCTAAATATTTTGGGGTTCAGTAACAACAAAACGACTACAAACTACAAGGTCCCGGGgttcagcatcaacaaaacaactacaaggcTCTAAGGACCCGGGGTTCAGTAACAACAAAACAACTCCAAGGCTAAATATTTTGGGGTTCAGTAACAACAAAACGACTACAAACTACAAGGTCCCGGGgttcagcatcaacaaaacaactacaaggcTACAAGGTCCCGGGgttcagcatcaacaaaacaactacaaggcTCTAAGGACCCGGGGTTCAGTaacaacaaaacaactacaaggcTCTAAGGACCCGGGGTTCAGTAACAACAAAACGACTACAAACTACAAGGTCCCTGGCTTCAGTaacaacaaaacaactacaaggtTACAAGGTCCCCATGGGTTCCGTAACAACAGAAGCAGGGCAAGCTTCATCCTAACAGCCACCATCCTATTGAATAGTGGGACATAGGACACCATTTACATGACATGGCCAGACAGTAGGCTATACAGGGTACTGGGTGTGTTTGCTTTGTATTCCATAATATTATAGTCTATTGAATTTGTGTATTTCCTTTCTGTCATGTATACAGTACAATTCCAATGCAAATGGACAATACAACGTATGTTGCATCATACAAGCTCAATGCAACATTGACATAGCAACTACATGGTGGCTAGAATCCAACAAAATATCATGCTGCTGAGTGTCGCAAATTGAGTTGAACAATGTTAGCCTTGGCTCATGAGTCATCGCGACATTGGTCATCATGACCCACTTAACGGTATGCCTGTTCGTTAAACTGCTTATAGGGAGGAGACTAGTGAGCCTCTAGTCTACTAGAAGCGTTGATGGTCTAATTCAATAAAGAGACGTTGCTGCTCAGTGTTATTGTTTGGCGTTACTGTACGCTGAGCGGCTGCCACAGCCTATTCATTGTGCAAACCTCGTGAAGACCACTTTGGCGTCACCGTGTCCAGCTCCAAGCTACCTTTCCCGCTCCACGAGAAGCGCGCGGGACAGTTGCTCGGCAACTCTGACGCAAGCTTGACGTTAATTAAGTGTGTTTTAGTTCATTATGGCAGGAGAAGATTTCCAGCCGAGTTTGAGTTACAGAGGTTGTGTGGATTATTGCATACCAGATTTATCCCCCGTTAACAAAATATGAGGAACAAATCGTCTGTGCGCAGTTAGGGAAGTAGCCTGGATGCGCACACTGTTCTAGAACGGCGGAGGATTCCAACAACATAGGTGGATGTACTGAACTGGAGAGTTTCTGTGAAGGTAAATTACATGATTTTGTTTTGCAAATTAATAATAAGATATGGTCTGTTTTTATTTCAATACTTGTTGGCTAAAGGATATCTGTTTGTCTTACGCTGTTACGTAGGCTATAGTCTTCTCACATAAATAGTTAAATGGAATTACACTTTTTGGAAGGTGTTGAGATGTATAGCCTAGGACTACTAGATTTAATATCACAATTGTATATTTTTTCTTTCCTACTATATGCAGCCTATATATTGACAACATATGTTCTCTCAATTGTGTTTACGGGAGTGGCCTAATAACGGTACTCTAATCCTGGGAAATGGACAATAGGTTTATCCAGTCACTGGGTGCCTCTGCAACATGGTGGTTTTATCCGATGGCTCGCCCCTGAGCCAGCCATGCCCCGGGGGGCCGGTTCAGGTCGGTTTCTACGAGATCATCAGGACGCTGGGGAAGGGAAACTTCGCTGTAGTTAAACTGGCTTGTCACAAAGTCACAAAAACCCAGGTGCGTAATTACGCATGCATAATGCATATGAAACATGTATTCCCTACACCATTAACCTCCAATATTCAACTCCACCTCTTCCAGTCA
This genomic interval from Oncorhynchus clarkii lewisi isolate Uvic-CL-2024 chromosome 18, UVic_Ocla_1.0, whole genome shotgun sequence contains the following:
- the LOC139372409 gene encoding phospholipid scramblase 2-like, with product MASKGHGDTDSGRLPPAYSKEVPPGHNAVYPAPTVVPPPPSYLTPSAPPVHMMMSASLGPLNAVYPAPTNPGFPPSGYVTPSAPPMMPAPFGHPNAVYPAPTNPGIPPVPPGYVPPPVPAMMPAPPPDLRPTGCPPGLEYLIHVDQLLVHQTFHLAELLGWEVRNSYNVKNSIGQQVFLAEEENNCCTLQCFGPSRPFTFHIQDKLGQEVLTLTRPLACSYCCFPCCLQDLEVQSPPGIPIGYVVQECHPFLPKLTVLNERRQPQLRIKGPLFFCSCCRDVTFEVKTLDDSMLIGHISKQWSGFLREVYTDADHFGIVFPMDLDVKMKAVLLGACFLIDFLYFEERKGDKKH